The Burkholderia lata genome contains a region encoding:
- a CDS encoding Re/Si-specific NAD(P)(+) transhydrogenase subunit alpha, which yields MHIGVPAETRANETRVAATPETVKKYAAAGHRVSIAKGAGIAASYPDEAYAAAGAELTGQSAAFDVDIVLKVQAPTDAELPLLKRGAVLVGMLDPFNGEQAAQLAAAGVTAFALEAAPRTTRAQSLDVLSSQANIAGYKAVLVAAALYPRFFPMLMTAAGTVKAARVLILGAGVAGLQAIATAKRLGAVIEASDVRPAVKEQIESLGAKFLDVPYETDEERDAAQGVGGYARPMPPSWLGRQAALVHERAKQADIVITTALIPGRPAPTLISVETVQSMKPGSVLVDLAAGRGPEFDGRKSGNCPLTVADQVIVHDGVTIAGYTNLASMVAADASALYARNLLDFMKLIVTKDGTLNIDLTDDIVAATLLCRDGEVARK from the coding sequence ATGCATATTGGCGTGCCTGCCGAAACGCGGGCGAACGAGACGCGCGTGGCCGCGACGCCGGAAACCGTGAAGAAATACGCGGCGGCCGGGCATCGGGTCAGTATCGCGAAAGGGGCCGGCATCGCCGCGAGTTATCCGGACGAAGCCTACGCGGCCGCCGGTGCCGAACTGACGGGCCAGTCAGCTGCTTTCGATGTCGACATCGTGCTGAAAGTGCAGGCGCCCACCGACGCCGAACTGCCGTTGCTCAAGCGCGGCGCCGTGCTGGTCGGCATGCTCGACCCGTTCAACGGCGAACAGGCGGCGCAGCTCGCCGCGGCCGGCGTGACGGCCTTCGCGCTCGAAGCCGCGCCGCGCACGACGCGTGCGCAGAGCCTCGACGTGCTGTCGTCGCAGGCGAACATCGCGGGCTACAAGGCCGTGCTGGTGGCCGCGGCGCTGTATCCGCGCTTCTTTCCGATGCTGATGACGGCCGCGGGCACCGTGAAGGCCGCGCGCGTGCTGATTCTCGGCGCGGGCGTCGCGGGCCTGCAGGCGATCGCGACCGCGAAGCGCCTCGGCGCGGTGATCGAGGCGTCCGACGTGCGGCCGGCCGTGAAGGAGCAGATCGAGTCGCTCGGCGCGAAATTCCTCGACGTCCCGTACGAAACCGACGAAGAGCGCGACGCTGCGCAGGGCGTGGGCGGCTATGCGCGCCCGATGCCGCCGTCGTGGCTCGGCCGCCAGGCCGCGCTCGTGCACGAGCGCGCGAAGCAGGCCGACATCGTGATCACCACCGCGCTGATTCCCGGGCGCCCGGCGCCGACCCTGATCTCGGTCGAGACTGTGCAGTCGATGAAGCCGGGCTCGGTGCTCGTCGATCTCGCGGCCGGCCGCGGCCCGGAATTCGACGGCCGCAAGAGCGGCAACTGCCCGCTGACGGTCGCCGACCAGGTGATCGTGCACGACGGCGTGACGATCGCCGGCTACACGAATCTCGCGTCGATGGTCGCAGCGGACGCGTCGGCGCTGTATGCACGCAACCTGCTCGACTTCATGAAGCTGATCGTCACGAAGGACGGCACGCTGAACATCGACCTGACCGACGACATCGTCGCCGCGACGCTCCTGTGCCGCGACGGCGAAGTCGCGCGCAAGTAG
- a CDS encoding NAD(P) transhydrogenase subunit alpha, which translates to MEVINHTVINVIIFVLAVYVGYHVVWNVTPALHTPLMAVTNAISAIVIVGAMLAAALTVGATGKVFGTLAVALAAVNVFGGFLVTRRMLEMFRKKAPRQAEGGKEGAR; encoded by the coding sequence ATGGAAGTCATCAATCACACGGTGATCAACGTGATCATCTTCGTGCTGGCGGTGTACGTCGGCTACCACGTGGTGTGGAACGTCACGCCGGCGCTGCATACGCCGCTGATGGCCGTGACCAACGCGATCTCGGCGATCGTGATCGTCGGCGCGATGCTGGCGGCGGCGCTGACCGTCGGCGCGACCGGCAAGGTGTTCGGCACGCTCGCGGTCGCGCTCGCGGCCGTCAACGTGTTCGGCGGGTTCCTCGTGACGAGGCGCATGCTCGAGATGTTCCGCAAGAAGGCGCCCAGGCAGGCCGAGGGCGGCAAGGAGGGCGCGCGATGA
- a CDS encoding NAD(P)(+) transhydrogenase (Re/Si-specific) subunit beta, whose protein sequence is MSMNVVTLLYLVASVCFIQALKGLSNPKSARRGNLFGMAGMAIAILTTIALIVKQAEWLGANLPLGIALVLGALIVGGGVGAFVAARVEMTKMPELVAAMHSLIGLAAVCIAYAVVSEPEAFGLVPQDAVSSDFIPYGNRVELFIGTVVGAITFSGSVIAFGKLSGKYRFRLFQGAPVVYAGQHLLNLMLALAMLGFGILFFVTQSWLPFIIMTAIAFALGVLIIIPIGGADMPVVVSMLNSYSGWAAAGIGFSLNNAMLIIAGSLVGSSGAILSYIMCHAMNRSFFNVILGGFGGEAAAGGAAGAKEQRPVKSGSAEDASFMLGNAETVVIVPGYGLAVARAQHALKELTDKLVEKGIDVKYAIHPVAGRMPGHMNVLLAEAEVPYEIVHEMEDINGEFGLVDVVLVLGANDVVNPAAKNDPASPIAGMPIIEAYKARTVIVNKRSMAAGYAGLDNDLFYMDKTMMVFGDAKKVIEDMVKSVE, encoded by the coding sequence ATGAGCATGAACGTCGTCACGCTGCTGTACCTCGTCGCATCGGTGTGCTTCATCCAGGCGCTGAAAGGCCTGTCGAACCCGAAGAGCGCGCGGCGCGGCAACCTGTTCGGGATGGCCGGGATGGCCATCGCGATCCTCACGACGATCGCGCTGATCGTCAAGCAGGCCGAGTGGCTCGGCGCGAACCTGCCGCTCGGCATCGCGCTGGTGCTCGGCGCGCTGATCGTCGGCGGCGGCGTGGGGGCGTTCGTCGCCGCGCGCGTCGAGATGACGAAGATGCCGGAGCTCGTCGCGGCGATGCATTCGCTGATCGGTCTCGCGGCCGTGTGCATCGCGTATGCGGTGGTGTCGGAGCCGGAAGCGTTCGGGCTCGTGCCGCAGGACGCGGTGTCGTCGGACTTCATCCCGTACGGCAACCGTGTCGAGCTGTTCATCGGCACGGTCGTCGGCGCAATCACGTTCTCCGGGTCGGTGATCGCGTTCGGCAAGCTGTCTGGCAAATACAGGTTCCGGCTGTTCCAGGGCGCGCCGGTCGTGTATGCGGGCCAGCACCTGCTCAACCTGATGCTCGCGCTCGCGATGCTCGGCTTCGGCATCCTGTTCTTCGTCACGCAGTCGTGGCTGCCGTTCATCATCATGACGGCGATCGCGTTCGCGCTCGGCGTGCTGATCATCATCCCGATCGGCGGCGCGGACATGCCGGTGGTCGTATCGATGCTGAACTCGTACTCGGGGTGGGCGGCGGCCGGCATCGGCTTCTCGCTGAACAACGCGATGCTGATCATCGCCGGTTCGCTCGTCGGCTCGTCGGGCGCGATCCTGTCGTACATCATGTGCCACGCGATGAACCGCTCGTTCTTCAACGTGATCCTCGGTGGCTTCGGCGGTGAGGCGGCCGCCGGTGGCGCGGCAGGTGCGAAGGAGCAGCGGCCGGTGAAGTCGGGCTCGGCCGAAGACGCGTCGTTCATGCTCGGCAACGCGGAAACGGTCGTGATCGTGCCGGGATACGGGCTGGCCGTGGCCCGTGCGCAGCACGCGCTGAAGGAACTGACCGACAAGCTGGTCGAGAAGGGCATCGACGTGAAGTACGCGATCCATCCGGTCGCGGGGCGGATGCCGGGGCACATGAACGTGCTGCTCGCGGAAGCGGAAGTGCCGTACGAGATCGTGCACGAGATGGAGGACATCAACGGCGAATTCGGCCTGGTCGACGTGGTGCTCGTGCTCGGCGCGAACGATGTCGTGAACCCGGCCGCAAAGAACGATCCGGCGTCGCCGATCGCGGGGATGCCGATTATCGAGGCGTACAAGGCGCGCACGGTGATCGTCAACAAGCGCTCGATGGCGGCCGGCTACGCGGGGCTCGACAACGATCTCTTCTACATGGACAAGACGATGATGGTGTTCGGCGATGCGAAGAAGGTCATCGAGGACATGGTGAAGTCGGTCGAATGA
- a CDS encoding LysR family transcriptional regulator — translation MNADDIAGLDLNLLKVFEALYEEGGASRAALRLGLTQSAVSAALARLRVIYADPLFVRTGRGLAPTPRADELKPILSDALDRCRESLAIAADGGDRIGRTISIGLSDDFEIALGRALIDAVAREAGGIRLIFRQTHSGIAGDALLRHGVDLAIASGGFSANGLSRRAVATGGYACLIDPAARERAPRTLTLADFLRRDHLLVSSGGVIGIVDEALAPLGHKRRVAASTTHFAALPYLLAGSDAVATIPAHAARAIAQSTPLRALACPVDLPHYPVEIGWRTSTQRDPAIVRVRDTIAACVANLVAP, via the coding sequence ATGAATGCAGATGATATCGCCGGCCTCGACCTGAACCTGCTGAAAGTGTTCGAGGCGCTGTACGAGGAAGGCGGCGCGAGCCGCGCGGCGCTGCGGCTCGGTCTCACGCAGTCGGCGGTGAGCGCGGCGCTGGCGCGGCTGCGCGTGATCTATGCCGATCCGCTGTTCGTGCGCACCGGCCGCGGGCTCGCGCCGACGCCGCGCGCGGACGAACTGAAGCCGATCCTGTCCGACGCGCTCGACCGTTGCCGCGAAAGCCTCGCGATCGCGGCCGACGGCGGCGACCGCATCGGCCGCACGATCTCGATCGGGCTGTCGGACGACTTCGAGATCGCGCTCGGCCGCGCGCTGATCGACGCCGTCGCGCGGGAAGCCGGCGGCATCCGGTTGATCTTCCGGCAGACGCACAGCGGCATCGCCGGCGACGCGTTGCTGCGCCACGGCGTCGACCTCGCGATCGCATCCGGCGGCTTCTCGGCGAACGGGCTCAGCCGGCGCGCGGTCGCGACGGGCGGCTATGCGTGCCTGATCGACCCGGCCGCCCGCGAGCGGGCGCCGCGCACGCTGACGCTCGCCGATTTCCTGCGGCGCGACCACCTGCTCGTGTCGTCGGGCGGCGTGATCGGGATCGTCGACGAGGCGCTGGCCCCGCTCGGCCACAAGCGGCGCGTCGCGGCGTCGACCACGCATTTCGCCGCGTTGCCGTACCTGCTCGCCGGCTCCGACGCGGTCGCGACGATTCCCGCGCACGCGGCACGCGCAATCGCGCAATCCACCCCGTTGCGCGCGCTCGCCTGCCCGGTCGACTTGCCGCACTACCCGGTGGAAATCGGCTGGCGCACGAGCACGCAGCGCGACCCGGCGATCGTGCGCGTCCGCGACACGATCGCCGCGTGCGTCGCGAATCTGGTCGCACCATGA
- a CDS encoding carbon-nitrogen hydrolase family protein — MSMSVIAALQIGASPAGTRATLDTILGYETAIRDSGASLVVLPEAVLGGYPKGEIFGTRLGYRLPEGRDAYARYAAQAIDVPGPETDELAALSQRTGASLVVGVIERGGSTLYCTALFFDPRDGLVAKHRKLMPTGTERLIWGQGDGSTLPVVDTAAGRAGAAICWENHMPLLRCAMYAKGVQIWCAPTVDERDVWQSSMRHIAHEGRCFVVSACQVQPSPRALGIDVPGWDPERPLIRGGSVIVGPLGDLLTEPLIGEAGLVTARIDTDELVRARYDFDVVGHYARPDVFSLHVDERAKRTVVFGE; from the coding sequence ATGTCCATGTCAGTCATCGCCGCGCTGCAGATCGGCGCATCGCCCGCCGGCACGCGCGCCACGCTCGACACGATCCTCGGCTACGAAACCGCGATCCGCGACAGCGGCGCGTCGCTCGTCGTGCTGCCCGAGGCCGTGCTCGGCGGCTATCCGAAAGGCGAGATCTTCGGCACGCGGCTCGGCTACCGGCTGCCCGAAGGCCGCGACGCGTATGCGCGCTACGCCGCGCAGGCGATCGACGTGCCGGGGCCGGAAACCGACGAGCTGGCCGCGCTGTCGCAGCGCACCGGTGCGAGCCTCGTGGTCGGCGTGATCGAGCGCGGCGGCAGCACGCTGTACTGCACGGCGCTGTTCTTCGATCCGCGCGACGGGCTCGTCGCGAAGCACCGCAAGCTGATGCCGACCGGCACCGAGCGGCTGATCTGGGGGCAGGGCGACGGCTCGACGCTGCCCGTCGTCGATACGGCGGCGGGCCGCGCGGGCGCCGCGATCTGCTGGGAAAACCACATGCCGCTGCTGCGCTGCGCGATGTATGCGAAGGGCGTGCAGATCTGGTGCGCGCCGACCGTCGACGAGCGCGACGTCTGGCAGAGCTCGATGCGGCATATCGCGCACGAAGGGCGCTGCTTCGTCGTCAGCGCGTGCCAGGTGCAGCCGTCGCCGCGCGCGCTCGGCATCGACGTGCCGGGCTGGGATCCGGAGCGGCCGCTGATCCGCGGCGGCAGCGTGATCGTCGGGCCGCTCGGCGACCTGCTGACGGAGCCGCTGATCGGCGAAGCCGGGCTCGTGACCGCGCGTATTGATACCGACGAACTCGTGCGGGCACGCTACGACTTCGACGTGGTCGGGCATTACGCGCGCCCCGACGTGTTCTCGCTGCACGTCGACGAGCGGGCGAAGCGGACGGTGGTGTTCGGCGAGTAG
- a CDS encoding helix-turn-helix transcriptional regulator, whose amino-acid sequence MTRRADRLFQIAELLRGRRLTTAQQLADWLSVSPRTVYRDVRDLQLSGVPIEGEAGIGYRLNRNASLPPLTFTAEELAALATGARMLETWGGARFASGARSALAKIASAMPADKRTALDRLPVFAPSFHIDETFCAKVDAIHQAIDTHHVVSFDYRDRLGAHSQRRVWPLGLVYWGGRWTIGAWCELRGDFRTFDIARMGDIIVHEQFPDMEGRRIADYMRIAEAPMR is encoded by the coding sequence ATGACGCGCCGTGCCGACCGCCTGTTCCAGATCGCCGAGCTGCTGCGCGGGCGTCGTCTCACGACCGCGCAGCAGCTGGCCGACTGGCTGTCGGTGTCGCCGCGCACGGTCTATCGCGACGTGCGCGACCTGCAACTGTCAGGGGTGCCGATCGAAGGCGAAGCCGGCATCGGCTACCGGCTGAACCGCAACGCGAGCCTGCCGCCGCTCACGTTCACGGCCGAGGAGCTCGCCGCGCTCGCCACCGGCGCACGCATGCTCGAAACCTGGGGCGGTGCGCGCTTCGCAAGCGGCGCGCGTTCGGCCCTCGCGAAGATCGCGTCGGCGATGCCGGCCGACAAGCGCACGGCGCTCGACCGCCTGCCGGTGTTCGCGCCGTCGTTCCACATCGACGAGACGTTTTGCGCGAAGGTCGACGCGATCCATCAGGCCATCGACACGCACCACGTCGTCAGCTTCGACTACCGCGACCGGCTCGGCGCGCATTCGCAACGCCGCGTGTGGCCGCTCGGGCTCGTCTACTGGGGCGGGCGCTGGACGATCGGCGCGTGGTGCGAGCTGCGCGGCGATTTCCGCACCTTCGACATCGCGCGGATGGGCGACATCATCGTGCACGAGCAGTTTCCGGACATGGAAGGACGGCGGATCGCCGACTACATGCGGATCGCGGAAGCACCGATGCGCTGA